A genomic segment from Actinoplanes sichuanensis encodes:
- a CDS encoding DUF4192 domain-containing protein, producing the protein MLESAFPRRQGGADQLLGMVPYLLGYHPTEALVAIIKRPDRPLPRVVSLPLSEPSTVLLNHLMLQIPEKASGIVLIGYGPAAHRAKIAAVSEVLQLLAPVVGRFLYTDGILTCLTPECTCSAAGGVAVDPRSTRLAAELAMTGRVALPSRQDVHTLVAADPTAQAATEAALDSLDTAVASGPADLASLMVPAPAGDRLTDEQVARLCLALHDQDNLVTAWHRTRGRRRHLELWLDVTRRAPEQHAGAPAALVVWSAWCRGQEALAEAALDRARAVAPDHGFTRIVGYLVDAHLPAHRLRWPLTPRLDAPSSGNHS; encoded by the coding sequence ATGTTGGAATCCGCTTTTCCTCGGCGACAAGGCGGCGCTGATCAGCTGCTCGGGATGGTGCCGTATCTGCTCGGCTACCACCCGACCGAAGCACTGGTCGCGATCATCAAACGGCCTGATCGGCCCTTGCCGCGGGTCGTCAGCTTGCCGCTGAGCGAGCCCAGCACGGTGCTGCTGAACCACCTGATGTTGCAGATACCCGAGAAGGCGTCCGGCATCGTGCTGATCGGTTACGGCCCGGCCGCCCACCGGGCGAAGATCGCCGCCGTCAGCGAAGTCCTCCAGCTTCTGGCGCCCGTCGTCGGCCGGTTCCTGTACACCGACGGCATCCTGACCTGCCTGACCCCGGAGTGCACCTGCTCGGCCGCCGGAGGTGTGGCTGTCGACCCTCGCAGTACCCGCCTCGCTGCCGAACTGGCCATGACCGGTCGGGTGGCCTTGCCCTCGCGGCAAGACGTGCACACGCTCGTTGCCGCCGACCCCACTGCCCAGGCTGCGACCGAGGCGGCACTCGACAGCCTCGACACGGCCGTCGCGTCTGGCCCGGCGGACCTGGCGTCGCTGATGGTGCCCGCCCCCGCTGGCGATCGGCTCACCGACGAGCAGGTCGCGCGGCTGTGCCTGGCACTGCACGACCAGGACAACCTGGTCACCGCGTGGCACCGTACCCGCGGGCGCCGCCGGCACCTCGAGTTGTGGCTCGACGTCACCCGCCGTGCCCCCGAGCAGCACGCTGGTGCGCCGGCTGCTCTGGTCGTCTGGTCGGCCTGGTGCCGCGGCCAGGAGGCGCTGGCCGAGGCCGCCCTCGACCGGGCCCGCGCGGTCGCCCCCGATCACGGGTTCACCCGCATTGTCGGGTATCTCGTCGACGCGCACCTGCCCGCACACCGGCTGCGCTGGCCGCTCACCCCGCGTCTGGACGCACCGTCGTCGGGGAACCACTCGTGA
- a CDS encoding DNA-processing protein DprA, which translates to MSTDDDRTIRAGLSYYTGRALPDHLIDAVHALGLQPGSWAFPKPAAGLPVSRQQALDNLQALGSSLRERAAEASASLIVPDDPGWPAGAGCDDLPCLWIKGNRDLAARLDQSVALTGSHAGSEYGLRVAEEFTAALIDGRQTIVTSPAPGTDRRVLSAALSMPGGRTVVVSDRGLDQRFGPPVAEVVARAVARGAVISPFPPGSSPTPSRRIFTDQLLFRIAAGTVVVEAALGSQIMLAARHAARAGFHVFAVPGPVTSALSAGCHQLIGEGCAQMVTDADEVINAAGYDRPSFIKPFTVTADVHRGEAAVGRQRFGPFPVWAASVAHAANTAFDIVVGAPDVPVDLTVWVHSADGGREAITISRAS; encoded by the coding sequence ATGAGCACCGACGATGATCGCACCATCCGAGCGGGTCTGTCCTACTACACCGGACGCGCCCTGCCCGACCACCTGATCGACGCCGTCCATGCCCTGGGTTTACAGCCGGGGTCCTGGGCGTTTCCGAAGCCCGCTGCCGGGCTTCCCGTCAGCCGGCAGCAAGCACTGGACAACCTCCAGGCTTTGGGTAGCTCGCTGCGCGAGCGTGCCGCGGAGGCCTCAGCCAGCCTGATCGTCCCGGACGATCCTGGCTGGCCGGCCGGCGCCGGCTGCGACGACCTGCCGTGCCTGTGGATCAAGGGCAACCGGGATCTCGCTGCCCGTCTCGATCAATCGGTAGCACTCACCGGCTCCCACGCCGGCAGCGAGTACGGCCTGCGGGTCGCCGAAGAGTTCACGGCCGCTCTCATCGACGGGCGGCAGACGATCGTCACGAGCCCTGCACCTGGAACTGACCGGCGCGTGCTGTCCGCGGCGCTGTCGATGCCAGGCGGCAGGACGGTCGTGGTCAGTGACCGGGGGCTCGACCAGCGTTTCGGTCCCCCGGTCGCCGAGGTAGTAGCGCGGGCAGTGGCCCGTGGGGCGGTGATCAGCCCGTTCCCGCCCGGCTCGAGCCCCACGCCGTCCCGCAGAATCTTCACCGACCAGCTGCTGTTCCGGATCGCCGCTGGCACCGTCGTGGTGGAAGCAGCGCTGGGCAGTCAGATCATGCTGGCCGCCCGGCACGCGGCGCGCGCCGGCTTTCATGTCTTCGCGGTGCCGGGACCGGTCACCTCGGCCCTGTCAGCCGGCTGTCACCAGCTCATCGGGGAAGGCTGCGCGCAGATGGTCACCGACGCCGATGAGGTGATCAACGCCGCCGGCTACGACCGGCCCTCCTTCATCAAGCCGTTCACCGTGACCGCCGACGTACACCGCGGTGAGGCCGCTGTCGGCCGCCAACGGTTCGGGCCGTTCCCGGTGTGGGCCGCGTCGGTCGCGCACGCCGCGAACACCGCGTTCGACATCGTGGTCGGCGCACCGGACGTCCCGGTCGACCTCACCGTCTGGGTACACAGCGCCGACGGCGGTCGCGAGGCCATCACCATCAGCCGCGCGAGCTGA
- a CDS encoding DUF5983 family protein, giving the protein MSIRLERVEAAHDVRVLDSAETFEMSKDGDAPEPEGTLSIITLNGEDGIQIAGTATALHDWLHRAQDHLTAKTGGPRILCVLDLSTNHLPRNVCDALDSYYGVTAHDTEYGWFLHVPSTLPEHRDHHADTVPDAVWRLWEYANTFGALYIRLDRDADRVDALPSWDW; this is encoded by the coding sequence ATGTCGATCAGGTTGGAACGCGTCGAAGCAGCTCATGACGTCCGTGTCCTGGACAGCGCCGAGACGTTCGAAATGTCCAAAGACGGTGACGCGCCTGAGCCCGAGGGCACATTGTCGATCATCACCCTCAACGGTGAAGACGGCATCCAGATCGCCGGCACCGCGACCGCACTCCACGACTGGCTCCACCGCGCCCAGGACCACCTGACCGCCAAGACCGGCGGCCCGCGAATCCTGTGTGTGCTCGACCTTTCCACCAACCACCTGCCCCGCAACGTCTGCGACGCCCTCGACTCCTACTACGGTGTCACCGCCCATGACACTGAGTACGGCTGGTTCCTGCACGTCCCGAGCACGCTGCCCGAGCACCGCGATCATCATGCGGACACCGTGCCTGACGCGGTATGGCGGCTGTGGGAGTACGCGAACACCTTCGGAGCCCTCTACATTCGGCTCGACCGCGACGCAGACCGCGTCGACGCGTTGCCGTCGTGGGACTGGTGA
- a CDS encoding ATP-binding protein translates to MDNSTATAVTGDRPHTTSSADGSTVSTLTYPISPDYVRSWTPVRALCELISNAFDEDPDARVSWADGVLIIADDGPGIPEEGLVLGHSTKTAGQIGQFGEGKKLAALVLARSPQIGEVRCETVGYGFTPSVQRHRLLDGLVPSLSQQGAELLVYHLYRTGRVKGTVFTVECARELAEEARSRFRALNEPGYRPPAAPGQCVLDGEPGRVWIGGVLVNVQPDLLASYDLPLDAKGMQNRDRTVVDAGALRTAVRTMLATSQDEQIIGRFAQHVLAGGKLAEPEQFFGDVHQPYPRAAWRRWARTHLPENTYYTTTGNEQAALSLIDNGYTEITANGLSSYLQRSLMDLLGVEVAKTQQTRHYERARNKTTWVPDRELTAAERATLTAGRDLVRQAIGPFALDRVRVYSASEKSPCADGFYTPSTGDTAIHRDVLADRHRTLLVLIHEAAHRVAHRGGGPWLPTADYQDRTRGFEYRLSDFAALLLGYLADNTPLPAAVDEPARTGRQPRLAPADDPAVPGVRRELAHLLADRLPGALADGGFRDAQDLVASTGVHPDYWRTLTHPKVAGHRQQRGGRAWDYDKNALLATAAGLHPPVVWLGYHLCEGPLHGRPRAKWGQPGRWAKKMRDAMEQACIDLEKLGEPYAQHIPALRDLAEGRTPTVMDDDSWHAPARSLIAAERRRLGLDSPPPSDANGAGPAVAEADDHG, encoded by the coding sequence GTGGACAACTCCACGGCCACCGCCGTCACCGGCGACCGCCCCCACACCACCAGCAGCGCGGACGGATCAACCGTCAGCACCCTGACCTACCCCATTTCTCCGGATTACGTGAGGTCCTGGACTCCGGTTCGGGCCCTCTGCGAGTTGATCTCCAATGCCTTCGACGAGGACCCCGACGCTCGGGTCAGCTGGGCCGACGGCGTACTGATCATCGCCGACGACGGACCCGGCATCCCGGAGGAAGGCCTCGTGCTCGGCCACTCCACGAAGACCGCCGGGCAGATCGGCCAGTTCGGTGAAGGCAAAAAGCTGGCCGCGCTCGTCCTGGCCCGCAGCCCGCAGATCGGCGAAGTCAGGTGCGAAACGGTCGGGTACGGCTTCACCCCGAGCGTGCAGCGGCACCGGCTGCTCGACGGCCTGGTCCCGTCGCTGTCGCAGCAGGGCGCGGAACTGCTGGTCTACCACCTGTACCGCACCGGCCGAGTCAAAGGAACGGTCTTCACCGTCGAATGTGCCCGGGAACTCGCCGAGGAGGCACGCAGCCGGTTCCGGGCGCTGAACGAGCCCGGCTACCGGCCACCTGCGGCTCCAGGCCAGTGCGTGCTCGACGGTGAACCCGGCCGGGTCTGGATCGGTGGGGTCCTCGTCAACGTTCAACCGGACCTGCTGGCCTCCTACGATTTGCCGCTGGATGCCAAAGGCATGCAGAACCGCGACCGGACCGTCGTCGACGCCGGTGCTCTGCGCACCGCCGTACGCACGATGCTCGCCACCAGCCAGGACGAGCAGATCATCGGCCGTTTCGCGCAGCACGTGCTGGCCGGTGGAAAGCTGGCAGAGCCTGAGCAGTTCTTCGGCGACGTTCACCAGCCCTACCCGCGGGCCGCCTGGCGCCGCTGGGCCCGGACCCATCTGCCCGAGAACACGTACTACACCACCACCGGCAACGAGCAGGCGGCGCTGAGCCTGATCGACAACGGCTACACCGAGATCACCGCGAACGGCCTGTCCAGCTACCTGCAACGGTCCCTGATGGATCTGCTCGGCGTCGAAGTGGCCAAGACGCAGCAGACCCGCCACTACGAACGCGCCCGCAACAAGACCACGTGGGTGCCCGACCGAGAGCTCACCGCCGCCGAACGCGCCACCCTCACCGCGGGCAGGGACCTCGTGCGCCAGGCCATCGGGCCGTTCGCCCTGGACCGGGTCCGTGTCTACTCCGCCAGCGAGAAGTCACCGTGCGCCGACGGCTTCTACACTCCCAGCACCGGCGACACAGCGATCCACCGCGATGTTCTCGCCGACCGGCATCGCACCCTACTGGTGCTGATCCACGAGGCCGCCCACCGCGTCGCCCACCGGGGCGGCGGACCCTGGCTGCCGACCGCGGACTACCAGGACCGCACCCGCGGCTTCGAGTACCGGCTCAGCGACTTCGCCGCGCTGCTGCTCGGCTACCTCGCCGACAACACACCCCTCCCCGCCGCCGTCGACGAACCGGCGCGCACCGGCCGGCAACCCCGCCTGGCACCGGCCGACGATCCCGCGGTACCCGGGGTGCGCCGCGAGCTGGCACACCTGCTGGCCGACCGGCTACCTGGCGCCCTCGCCGATGGCGGCTTCCGCGACGCCCAGGACCTGGTCGCCTCCACCGGAGTCCACCCGGACTACTGGCGCACCCTCACCCACCCGAAGGTCGCCGGACACCGTCAGCAGCGCGGCGGCCGGGCCTGGGACTACGACAAGAACGCGCTGCTCGCCACCGCGGCCGGGCTGCACCCGCCGGTCGTCTGGCTCGGCTATCACCTGTGCGAAGGACCCCTGCACGGCCGTCCCCGCGCCAAGTGGGGCCAGCCCGGACGCTGGGCGAAGAAGATGCGCGACGCCATGGAGCAGGCCTGCATCGACCTGGAGAAGCTCGGCGAACCCTACGCGCAGCACATCCCGGCCCTACGCGATCTGGCCGAAGGCCGGACCCCGACGGTTATGGACGACGACAGTTGGCATGCCCCGGCCCGGTCCCTGATCGCGGCGGAACGTCGCCGACTCGGTCTCGACAGTCCTCCGCCTTCCGATGCCAACGGTGCCGGGCCCGCCGTCGCCGAGGCCGACGACCACGGCTGA
- a CDS encoding DUF4192 domain-containing protein produces the protein MLESAPPVARGPADLLAALPYVVGVHPEQCVLVLFLNLDGRLTDGLVFDRDASLALMLEQSIAMASATDAAAAFVVGYGPLSDADTLTEIADKLHTAVRVGHCLLVCDGRYYCLGSGCPCTPEHGAVLDPDSSVIPAEMTLRGRAVLPSAQDLDAMVAADTDAQQRTTAALAALPEQLADPVDVVSASLAIARAGGQLADQQVAELAVALTALDGCCAAWRATTDQQWQHDLWRDLTRRVPDAYVTTPANLLAWNAWRRRESLLAWTALTKAATASPDNALSVLIATILTTPLKPEQLPWPLPENFPIERLLG, from the coding sequence ATGCTCGAATCGGCGCCGCCTGTCGCCCGTGGCCCTGCCGATCTGCTCGCCGCCCTGCCGTACGTGGTCGGTGTTCATCCCGAGCAGTGCGTGCTCGTGCTGTTCCTCAACCTGGACGGCCGGCTCACCGACGGCTTGGTCTTCGACCGGGACGCCTCGCTGGCTTTGATGCTCGAACAGAGCATCGCCATGGCCTCGGCCACGGACGCCGCCGCGGCGTTCGTGGTGGGATACGGGCCGCTGTCAGACGCCGACACGCTCACCGAGATCGCGGACAAACTACACACGGCGGTGCGGGTCGGCCACTGCCTGCTGGTCTGTGACGGCCGCTACTACTGTCTCGGCTCCGGCTGTCCCTGCACGCCGGAACACGGCGCCGTTCTCGATCCCGACAGCAGTGTCATCCCCGCGGAGATGACACTGCGCGGCCGGGCGGTGCTGCCGTCGGCGCAGGACCTGGACGCCATGGTGGCCGCCGACACCGACGCCCAACAGCGCACCACCGCGGCGCTCGCGGCACTGCCGGAACAGCTTGCGGATCCGGTTGACGTCGTGTCTGCCAGCCTGGCGATCGCGCGAGCCGGCGGCCAGCTCGCCGATCAGCAGGTAGCCGAGCTGGCGGTGGCGCTCACTGCCCTCGACGGCTGTTGCGCGGCCTGGCGGGCCACCACGGATCAGCAGTGGCAGCACGACCTGTGGCGGGATCTGACCCGCCGGGTTCCCGACGCCTACGTGACGACGCCGGCGAACCTGCTGGCCTGGAACGCCTGGCGGCGCCGCGAGTCACTGCTCGCGTGGACCGCGCTGACCAAGGCGGCGACCGCGTCACCGGACAACGCCCTGTCCGTGCTGATCGCCACGATCCTGACCACGCCACTCAAGCCGGAGCAGCTGCCCTGGCCGCTGCCGGAGAACTTCCCGATCGAGCGGCTCCTGGGCTGA
- a CDS encoding DNA-processing protein DprA, with amino-acid sequence MTQHDSSATNSSAADADRSARVALTCLSDPGNRSVWSMVQQFGAIATLDRLLAGDVADPVLRAAVAARTRTVDARRAAEIAMRRADRSGIRLVTPSDSDWPTSLDDLATTDVATLGVSRRDVMPPLCLWVRGAWSLGDAVTRSVALVGARAATDYGIRISTDLAFGLAERGWTVTSGGAHGVDAAAHRGALTVPGGRTVAVLAGGLDRPYPAGNAALFDLIADRGLLVSEWPVGAEPLRHRFLLRNRIVAAVTAGTVVVEAAPRSGTSTMLGCALDLQRPAMIVPGSVESVLSQGCHVLLRRYSATRLVTSVDDVLEDIGQPAV; translated from the coding sequence ATGACTCAGCACGACAGCTCGGCGACGAACTCGTCTGCGGCCGACGCGGACCGGTCTGCGCGGGTGGCGCTGACCTGTCTCTCCGACCCCGGCAACCGCAGCGTCTGGTCGATGGTTCAGCAGTTCGGCGCGATCGCCACGTTGGACCGGCTGCTCGCCGGGGACGTCGCCGACCCCGTGCTGCGGGCCGCCGTCGCAGCGCGCACGCGCACGGTCGATGCCCGGCGGGCCGCCGAGATCGCGATGCGGCGCGCGGATCGTTCAGGCATTCGGCTGGTCACACCGTCGGACAGTGACTGGCCCACGTCCCTCGACGATCTGGCCACCACGGACGTAGCAACACTCGGCGTTAGTCGTCGCGACGTCATGCCGCCGCTGTGCCTGTGGGTGCGGGGTGCCTGGTCGCTGGGCGATGCTGTCACCCGGTCCGTGGCCCTCGTCGGTGCCCGTGCCGCCACCGATTACGGCATTCGCATCAGCACCGATCTCGCCTTCGGTCTGGCCGAGCGCGGATGGACTGTGACCTCGGGAGGCGCGCACGGCGTTGACGCTGCGGCGCACAGAGGCGCGCTGACTGTCCCTGGTGGGCGCACCGTCGCGGTGCTCGCCGGCGGACTGGACCGGCCGTATCCGGCCGGGAATGCCGCCTTGTTCGACTTGATCGCCGACCGCGGCCTGCTGGTCAGTGAGTGGCCGGTCGGCGCCGAGCCGCTGCGTCACAGATTTCTCCTGCGGAACAGAATCGTCGCCGCGGTGACCGCGGGCACGGTCGTGGTGGAGGCCGCGCCGCGCAGCGGTACCAGCACGATGCTGGGCTGCGCCCTCGACCTGCAACGCCCGGCGATGATCGTCCCCGGCTCGGTGGAGTCCGTGTTGTCCCAGGGCTGCCACGTATTGCTGCGCCGCTACTCCGCCACCCGGCTGGTCACCTCGGTCGACGACGTCCTCGAGGACATCGGCCAGCCCGCGGTTTGA
- a CDS encoding GP88 family protein, producing MDSGLSAAQRLAVRPDRLLTQNRNLRRDGIFNWCLPAWAGRMADGRTYNACPSAGICAKVCYARAGSYRFRPVRERHERNLAYVLDDLPGFTQQMIDEIGRKRRGIIVRVHDAGDFFSDAYLQAWLTIMQAHPGSRFYCYTKEIRRFKKLVEPCPPSNFCWVYSYGGTQDDLLDQYRDRVADVFPTVEALRAAGYHDQSASDLLAVDGPAPVGIPANRIPHLLKLQGQHTFRSWQIEADAARTPRRRQPSPRSRSPGSPQARPAA from the coding sequence ATGGACTCCGGCTTGTCTGCTGCCCAGCGTCTCGCTGTGCGCCCAGACCGGCTCCTGACCCAGAATCGCAACCTGCGCCGTGACGGCATCTTCAACTGGTGCCTGCCCGCCTGGGCAGGCCGGATGGCCGACGGGCGCACCTACAACGCCTGCCCCAGCGCGGGAATCTGCGCGAAGGTCTGTTACGCGCGGGCAGGTTCGTACCGGTTCCGGCCTGTCCGGGAACGCCACGAACGCAACCTCGCGTACGTGCTCGACGACCTGCCCGGTTTCACCCAGCAGATGATCGACGAGATCGGCCGTAAGCGCCGCGGCATCATCGTGCGCGTCCATGACGCCGGCGACTTCTTCTCCGACGCCTACCTGCAAGCGTGGCTGACGATCATGCAAGCCCACCCCGGCAGCAGGTTCTACTGCTACACCAAAGAAATCCGCCGCTTCAAGAAGCTCGTGGAACCGTGCCCGCCGTCCAACTTCTGCTGGGTTTACAGCTACGGCGGCACCCAGGACGACCTGCTCGACCAGTACCGGGACCGGGTCGCCGACGTCTTCCCGACCGTCGAGGCACTACGCGCGGCCGGCTATCACGACCAGTCGGCATCCGACCTGCTCGCCGTCGACGGCCCGGCACCGGTCGGCATTCCCGCCAACCGCATCCCGCACCTTCTCAAGCTGCAGGGCCAGCACACGTTCCGTAGCTGGCAGATCGAGGCGGACGCCGCCAGAACCCCACGCCGCCGGCAGCCATCGCCCCGGTCACGGTCGCCGGGATCGCCGCAGGCCAGGCCAGCAGCGTGA
- a CDS encoding GGDEF domain-containing protein: protein MHWIRAAVPYLAAGAIGVVAGRLTATPAIRRLHAQVDTLTHRVLRDPLSGLLNRSGLQDAYTRAAGEPRQVILVDLNAFKLANDQHGHPVGDHILSALGRRLATLASQHGGWAGRLGGDEFTVILPTATSATAEAVATAATAAITITDLPTGPLTVSGSAGLASVPAGYPWDSALTNADIALYHGNHAGKPVVFAAGMTYPRPETDRRRARDTTEQ, encoded by the coding sequence ATGCACTGGATCCGCGCCGCCGTGCCGTACCTGGCCGCCGGGGCGATCGGCGTCGTCGCCGGACGACTCACCGCGACGCCGGCAATCCGGCGACTACACGCCCAAGTCGACACGCTGACCCACCGCGTTCTGCGTGACCCACTGTCCGGGCTGCTGAACCGCTCCGGGCTACAGGACGCCTACACCCGCGCAGCCGGAGAACCCCGCCAGGTGATCCTGGTCGATCTCAACGCCTTCAAGCTGGCCAACGACCAGCACGGGCATCCCGTCGGCGATCACATCCTGTCCGCCCTCGGCCGCCGACTGGCCACCCTGGCATCCCAGCACGGTGGCTGGGCAGGACGCCTCGGCGGTGACGAATTCACCGTCATCCTGCCTACGGCGACCAGCGCGACAGCCGAGGCGGTTGCCACCGCGGCAACCGCCGCCATCACCATCACTGACCTGCCGACCGGCCCGCTGACCGTGTCCGGCAGCGCCGGCCTGGCATCCGTACCCGCCGGCTACCCGTGGGACAGCGCGCTGACCAACGCCGACATCGCTCTCTACCACGGCAACCACGCCGGCAAGCCGGTCGTCTTCGCGGCCGGGATGACCTACCCGCGACCAGAAACCGACCGCCGCCGAGCCCGCGACACCACCGAGCAGTAA
- a CDS encoding DUF932 domain-containing protein, protein MSQTTLTVAPNRHIRLPRLMEILNDQNTRAIDVIAGAGSLHCQDGMLLLDGTEPVLGDDGVTLTTGAYTLSDIALGGVSEKLNIPLQYMRRMAEENVPALDYNVNTWMERDHRRFLVRCLRHTAGGSDGGIARAFLSDSFLRLDNLEVLLAVLAGIRDTGVSVNIDSCDLTDRRMYVRFISPEIEVLAPELLRNYRSPFDGRRGSDLPVINGGFILTNSETGFGRYSLAPFIRVQVCMNGQTIDKPLLARTHKGAKITDNDGIIDPSPETLVKLLELITAQTKDAVRAYLDVDFVTRAVREMEAAAGIVVARPDETIKIVGKELKYTEEQQKEILAHFITGADLSAGGIMQAVTSFGRSVADADVAYRMETTATQALHLAAKAAAA, encoded by the coding sequence ATGTCTCAGACGACTCTGACCGTCGCACCGAACCGTCACATCCGACTGCCCCGTCTGATGGAGATCTTGAACGACCAGAACACCCGGGCGATCGACGTGATCGCCGGGGCCGGCTCCCTACATTGCCAGGACGGCATGTTGCTGCTCGACGGCACGGAGCCGGTTCTCGGCGACGACGGCGTCACCCTGACGACGGGCGCTTACACGCTCAGCGACATCGCGCTCGGCGGGGTCAGCGAGAAGCTCAACATCCCGTTGCAGTACATGCGGCGGATGGCTGAGGAGAACGTTCCGGCGCTCGATTACAACGTCAACACCTGGATGGAGCGTGACCACCGGCGTTTCCTCGTGCGCTGCCTGCGGCACACTGCCGGTGGCAGTGACGGCGGGATCGCGCGGGCGTTCCTGTCCGACAGTTTCCTGCGGCTGGACAACCTCGAAGTGCTGCTTGCCGTCCTGGCCGGCATCCGCGACACCGGCGTCTCGGTCAATATCGATTCGTGCGACCTCACCGACCGGCGGATGTATGTCCGGTTCATCTCGCCGGAGATCGAGGTCCTAGCGCCGGAGTTGCTGCGCAACTATCGCTCGCCGTTCGACGGCCGGCGCGGCAGTGACCTGCCGGTCATCAACGGCGGATTCATCCTCACCAACTCCGAGACCGGGTTCGGCCGGTACAGCCTCGCCCCGTTCATCCGGGTCCAGGTCTGTATGAACGGCCAGACCATCGACAAGCCTCTGCTCGCCCGCACCCACAAGGGCGCCAAGATCACTGACAATGACGGGATCATCGACCCGTCACCGGAAACGCTGGTCAAGCTCCTCGAGCTGATCACCGCGCAGACCAAGGACGCCGTCCGCGCCTACCTGGACGTCGACTTCGTCACCCGGGCCGTGCGCGAGATGGAGGCAGCCGCCGGGATCGTGGTCGCCCGGCCGGACGAGACGATCAAGATCGTGGGCAAGGAGCTCAAGTACACCGAGGAGCAGCAGAAGGAGATCCTGGCGCACTTCATCACCGGCGCCGACCTGAGCGCCGGCGGAATCATGCAGGCCGTCACCTCCTTCGGCCGCAGCGTCGCTGACGCCGACGTCGCCTACCGGATGGAGACCACCGCCACCCAGGCGCTGCACCTGGCAGCCAAGGCCGCCGCGGCCTGA